A region of Acidobacteriota bacterium DNA encodes the following proteins:
- a CDS encoding thioesterase family protein, which produces MAESAHPCRTEFTVLRVIPTRWMDNDHYGHVNNVAYYSFFDTAVNGFLMDATGTDIRNLPAIGIVAESGCEFLDALSFPETIHAGIGLERLGTTSVVYRIALFREEQDQPCAVGRFVHVYVDRTTRRPVAIPAVIKAVLDGLKQG; this is translated from the coding sequence ATGGCCGAATCCGCACACCCGTGCCGCACCGAGTTCACGGTGCTCCGCGTCATCCCCACGCGGTGGATGGACAACGATCACTACGGCCACGTCAACAACGTGGCCTATTACTCGTTCTTCGACACCGCCGTGAACGGCTTCCTGATGGACGCCACCGGCACCGACATCCGCAACCTCCCGGCCATCGGCATCGTCGCCGAATCGGGGTGCGAGTTCCTGGACGCGCTGAGCTTTCCGGAGACCATTCACGCCGGAATCGGCTTGGAACGACTGGGCACGACGAGCGTGGTCTACCGCATTGCGCTGTTCCGGGAAGAGCAGGACCAGCCGTGCGCGGTGGGCCGGTTCGTGCACGTCTACGTGGACCGGACCACGCGCCGGCCCGTGGCCATCCCGGCCGTGATCAAGGCCGTGCTGGACGGACT
- a CDS encoding type II toxin-antitoxin system PemK/MazF family toxin has translation MRKRGEIWLADLTPRRGTEPGKTRPVVVVQAQALLDAGHPSTLIVPLTTQLVDDAEPLRVRIRAAGKLKKDSDALVDQVRAIDNARLVQGPLSRLQSPQLIALDRALLDVFDLPSA, from the coding sequence ATGCGTAAGCGCGGCGAGATCTGGCTGGCAGACTTGACCCCCCGTCGCGGCACCGAACCGGGGAAAACGCGCCCGGTCGTGGTCGTTCAAGCGCAGGCGTTGCTCGATGCCGGGCATCCATCCACGCTGATCGTCCCACTCACAACCCAGCTGGTTGATGATGCCGAGCCGCTGCGCGTTCGAATCCGCGCCGCGGGGAAGCTGAAGAAGGACTCGGACGCCCTGGTCGATCAAGTGCGTGCAATCGACAACGCGCGGTTGGTGCAAGGGCCGCTGTCGCGCCTGCAATCCCCCCAGTTGATCGCGCTCGATCGAGCCCTGCTCGACGTGTTTGACTTGCCCTCCGCGTAG
- a CDS encoding CopG family transcriptional regulator, which produces MTAISLKLPDDLLEAAGRCAEALQLTRAEYIRRALEEMNRGTRERLRARRLQEASHKVRGESMRINDEFAAIERDLDA; this is translated from the coding sequence ATGACGGCCATTTCATTGAAGCTACCCGACGATCTGCTCGAGGCCGCCGGCCGTTGCGCCGAAGCTTTGCAACTCACGAGGGCTGAGTACATCAGGCGCGCGCTTGAAGAGATGAATCGAGGAACGCGCGAGCGGCTGCGGGCGCGGCGCCTCCAGGAGGCGTCCCACAAGGTTCGCGGAGAGAGCATGCGGATCAACGACGAGTTCGCGGCCATTGAGCGCGACCTCGATGCGTAA
- a CDS encoding ABC transporter permease, with translation MEALWQDIRYGIRQLLRERGSSIVAVLTLALGIGAATAIVSVIDAAMLRPLPYPDPERLVSVEVEVAQRDGQVFSPSPAMADVRLYQEAGDIFAQVAGWGSEFRGRIVDGPEPERVQVSRFTEDYLSIHGVAPLLGRDFTLEDTQFGAPAVALLGYDYWQSRYGGRREVVGETIRLDDGVVTIVGVLPASFNAKVPLARPLQVPLAEMAMRGSGRLSVMARLQNGVTPAQAGERLLARVSGASPDPDLHGTPVRVVVSSELESAVNRHQVTVNIIASAVALILLLACVNVAGLLLARGAARQPELAVRASLGAGRLRLIRQLLTESVVLALAGGVVGVMLAWLGLNAIVANVPMTLPANVPVTVNLRVLTATVALLVPTVMLFGLVPAVRLSQVRVVSAMSNGGRQTSRSLSRRGGQYLIAAEVALAVVLVTGAGLMLRSFARLTAVDLGFNPDRLVTMEVLPLERDPAAHTAYYADLLRRLRTIPGVESAGLVDSFALEGGSSYTGFRGTGARVFTRVARTLPGYFETIGVRVREGRLPAEPDYATGSSGAVINESAARGLFPDGPAVGRQFSQGAASGSWTVLAVIADLRHGGPLDRRGPNFPQVFLPLQPEAVALDQSLMVVLRTVDRIPVSGDRLRHAAQSIGPRVLIERIRTANDWFGDRVITPRRRTVMLGLLGSLGLLLALVGVFGMTAYAVSRRTAEIGLRMVFGAQPGQVVRTVLMDSAVPIAIGVAIGLAGAAAVTRVIRSFLFETAPTDTATYAAVAVTLVAAGCLAALGPAMRASRVDPAVTLRSE, from the coding sequence ATGGAAGCCCTTTGGCAGGACATCCGGTACGGCATCCGGCAACTTCTTCGGGAACGCGGGTCGTCCATCGTCGCCGTGCTTACGCTGGCGTTGGGCATCGGCGCCGCTACGGCGATCGTCTCAGTGATCGATGCGGCGATGCTGCGGCCGTTGCCCTACCCAGATCCCGAGCGCCTGGTCAGCGTGGAGGTCGAAGTCGCCCAGCGCGATGGCCAGGTGTTTTCGCCGTCGCCAGCGATGGCCGACGTGCGGCTCTACCAAGAGGCCGGCGACATCTTCGCCCAGGTTGCCGGATGGGGATCGGAGTTCAGGGGCCGCATCGTTGATGGACCCGAGCCCGAACGGGTCCAGGTCAGCCGCTTTACGGAAGACTACCTCTCGATTCACGGCGTGGCGCCGCTCCTCGGCAGGGACTTCACGCTCGAGGACACGCAGTTTGGCGCGCCGGCGGTGGCGCTCCTTGGCTACGATTACTGGCAGAGCCGCTACGGCGGCCGCCGGGAAGTTGTCGGCGAGACGATACGTCTGGATGACGGGGTCGTGACGATCGTCGGGGTCCTGCCTGCTTCGTTCAACGCGAAGGTCCCGCTCGCGCGTCCCCTGCAAGTGCCACTGGCCGAGATGGCGATGCGCGGCAGCGGCCGGCTCAGCGTGATGGCCCGCCTGCAGAACGGCGTTACCCCGGCACAGGCTGGCGAGCGCCTCTTGGCACGCGTGTCGGGCGCCTCGCCCGATCCAGATCTTCACGGTACGCCGGTGCGCGTCGTGGTGAGTTCGGAGCTGGAGTCCGCCGTCAACCGCCATCAGGTAACCGTGAACATCATCGCCAGTGCGGTGGCGCTGATCCTGCTGCTGGCCTGTGTCAACGTTGCGGGCCTGCTCCTGGCGCGCGGAGCGGCGCGGCAGCCGGAACTGGCCGTGCGTGCGTCACTCGGTGCGGGCCGACTTCGCCTGATTCGCCAGCTCCTGACGGAGAGCGTCGTGCTGGCATTGGCCGGGGGCGTGGTTGGCGTGATGCTGGCGTGGCTGGGCCTCAACGCCATTGTGGCGAACGTTCCGATGACGTTGCCGGCGAACGTCCCGGTGACGGTCAATCTCCGAGTACTGACGGCGACCGTCGCGCTGCTCGTACCGACGGTCATGCTGTTTGGACTTGTGCCCGCAGTTCGGCTGTCGCAGGTTCGGGTCGTCTCGGCGATGTCGAATGGTGGCCGGCAGACAAGCCGCTCGCTGTCACGGCGCGGCGGTCAATATCTGATCGCTGCCGAAGTCGCGCTCGCCGTGGTGCTGGTCACCGGTGCCGGTTTGATGCTGCGTAGCTTCGCTCGCCTGACTGCGGTCGACCTCGGCTTCAATCCCGATCGTCTCGTCACGATGGAAGTGCTGCCGCTCGAGCGCGATCCCGCCGCTCACACCGCGTACTACGCCGACCTGCTGCGGCGGCTGCGAACTATCCCGGGGGTCGAGTCTGCCGGCCTTGTCGACAGCTTCGCGCTCGAAGGCGGCTCTTCATACACGGGGTTCCGTGGGACCGGGGCGCGGGTCTTCACTCGCGTCGCCAGGACGCTGCCTGGCTACTTTGAGACCATTGGCGTCAGAGTCAGAGAGGGCCGGTTGCCAGCCGAGCCCGACTACGCCACCGGCTCGTCCGGCGCCGTCATCAACGAGTCGGCGGCGCGCGGGCTGTTTCCGGATGGCCCGGCCGTCGGACGTCAGTTCTCACAAGGGGCCGCGTCTGGTTCCTGGACGGTGCTGGCGGTGATTGCCGATCTTCGACACGGTGGTCCGCTTGACCGGCGCGGCCCGAACTTCCCCCAGGTGTTCTTACCCCTCCAGCCGGAGGCCGTGGCATTGGATCAATCACTGATGGTTGTGCTGCGGACTGTGGATCGCATCCCCGTGTCGGGCGATCGCCTTCGCCACGCGGCGCAATCGATTGGCCCGCGCGTGCTGATCGAACGCATCCGCACCGCCAACGACTGGTTTGGTGATCGCGTGATCACGCCGCGGCGCCGGACGGTCATGCTCGGTTTGCTGGGGAGCCTCGGACTGCTGCTCGCGCTGGTGGGGGTCTTCGGGATGACCGCATACGCGGTATCACGGCGCACGGCCGAGATCGGCCTGCGGATGGTGTTTGGCGCGCAGCCCGGCCAAGTCGTGAGGACGGTCCTGATGGATTCCGCCGTTCCCATCGCGATCGGCGTGGCCATCGGCCTGGCCGGCGCCGCCGCCGTCACCAGGGTAATCCGCAGCTTCCTCTTCGAGACTGCCCCGACCGATACCGCGACCTACGCGGCGGTGGCTGTCACCCTGGTTGCGGCCGGCTGCTTGGCCGCGCTCGGACCCGCGATGCGGGCATCGCGAGTGGACCCTGCCGTGACTCTTCGCTCCGAGTGA
- a CDS encoding carboxypeptidase regulatory-like domain-containing protein — MALCLLLPLLATAQSTATITGVVRDEQAGAIPGALVTARHAASGLERHTTTEASGRFKIENLPLGTHHVTIAMPGFNSFQQRVDALDASPSHVDALVTVATFTDTVQVVPEQPAMDTTSAGTRHAVSVTRFERMPVAVSSRGIEAVLVAFPGFAQNANGAIHPRGAHNQMTFLIDGLPISDQLTGAFANSLDVAVIQTAELLTGNIPAEFGSKVSGVAILNSRSGRGTGRGVTGSFSLAGGAAGTGQGSLQLGGERGRFGYFGSLTALTTDRFLDQVSIDNLHNAGRFARSFGRVDMAVNDRTHLRGHIMAGGSRFELANQRSQHASGQDQRQELDDVSVWTTLVRTLDAGASFEGTAGYRTTSASLLPSAGDTPVTAAQERRLSTFTVSGRYNRGSGRYRVRAGADWQRFPVTEHFTMGLTSAAFNEPGSSGYNEALLPYDLTRGGSPFVFADAQVGTQVSAFAQSTVTFARVTLTAGVRHDEYRFLVNGRQLQPRLGVSYFALGDTLVLRASYNRNYQTPPNENLLLSNSEAASQLAPASVREALGSAYRPIQPERQDVFEVGAQVAMGRALTLDSAIYRKTSRDQQDNNNFFDTGIIFPTSLSGIEVTGAEVRLSALPRRGISGSLSATTGRAISSPPFTGGLFLGQEAVDLLSQGPFFIDHDQRLGLQGLVTVDPDGFWWVSGSVRHDSGLVSNPSDPVEVAADPDFRDLLPYVNLGAEVPRVRPRTIIDLAAGVDLEDARGRRTWSAQVQVSNLSNRTALYNFQSVFVGTRVVAPRTVSIRVARSF; from the coding sequence TTGGCCCTGTGCCTCTTGCTGCCGCTGCTTGCTACCGCGCAGAGCACCGCCACCATCACGGGGGTCGTGCGCGACGAGCAGGCGGGCGCCATCCCGGGCGCGCTCGTGACCGCGCGCCACGCCGCCAGCGGCCTTGAACGCCACACCACCACAGAAGCGTCGGGCCGGTTCAAGATCGAGAACCTTCCCCTTGGCACGCATCACGTGACGATTGCGATGCCTGGATTCAATTCCTTCCAACAGCGCGTCGACGCGCTCGATGCCAGCCCCAGTCACGTTGATGCCCTGGTGACCGTGGCGACGTTCACCGACACCGTGCAGGTCGTGCCTGAGCAGCCGGCCATGGACACGACGTCCGCCGGCACCCGGCATGCCGTCAGCGTCACGCGTTTCGAGCGGATGCCGGTCGCCGTCTCCAGCCGCGGCATCGAGGCCGTGCTCGTCGCGTTTCCAGGCTTCGCGCAGAATGCCAATGGCGCCATTCATCCGCGTGGCGCGCACAATCAGATGACGTTCCTGATCGACGGGTTGCCGATCAGCGACCAGTTGACCGGCGCGTTCGCCAACTCCCTCGATGTGGCGGTGATTCAGACGGCGGAGCTGCTGACCGGAAATATTCCTGCCGAGTTTGGCAGCAAGGTCTCCGGCGTGGCGATTCTGAACAGCCGCAGCGGACGTGGCACAGGACGAGGGGTGACCGGATCGTTCTCGCTCGCCGGCGGGGCGGCGGGCACGGGACAAGGATCGCTGCAACTGGGCGGCGAGCGCGGGCGCTTCGGCTACTTTGGCTCACTGACGGCCCTGACCACCGATCGCTTTCTCGACCAGGTCTCGATCGACAACTTGCACAACGCGGGGCGGTTTGCGCGTTCCTTCGGCCGCGTCGACATGGCCGTTAACGATCGCACGCATCTGCGCGGCCACATCATGGCCGGGGGCTCGCGCTTCGAGCTGGCCAACCAGCGTTCGCAGCACGCCTCCGGCCAGGACCAACGGCAGGAACTGGATGATGTGTCGGTGTGGACCACGCTGGTCAGGACCCTGGATGCCGGCGCGTCGTTCGAGGGGACGGCCGGCTACCGGACCACGAGCGCGTCGCTGCTGCCGAGCGCCGGTGACACGCCGGTGACCGCCGCCCAGGAGCGGCGGCTGTCCACGTTCACCGTGAGCGGCCGGTACAATCGTGGCTCCGGCCGCTATCGCGTCCGCGCGGGCGCCGACTGGCAGCGGTTCCCGGTGACCGAACACTTCACCATGGGCCTGACCTCGGCGGCATTCAACGAGCCGGGCTCGTCCGGTTACAACGAGGCGCTGCTGCCTTACGATCTGACGCGCGGCGGCTCGCCCTTCGTGTTTGCGGATGCCCAGGTGGGGACGCAGGTGAGCGCGTTCGCGCAGTCGACGGTGACCTTCGCGCGCGTCACGCTGACGGCGGGTGTGCGGCACGACGAGTATCGCTTCCTGGTCAACGGCCGCCAGCTGCAGCCGCGGCTCGGCGTGTCGTATTTCGCGCTCGGTGACACGCTCGTCTTGCGCGCCTCGTACAACCGCAACTACCAGACACCGCCCAACGAGAACCTGCTGCTGTCGAACTCCGAAGCGGCCAGCCAGCTCGCGCCGGCGAGCGTGCGCGAGGCGCTCGGCAGCGCGTATCGCCCGATTCAACCCGAGCGCCAGGACGTGTTTGAAGTCGGCGCGCAGGTCGCCATGGGGCGGGCCCTGACGCTCGACAGCGCGATCTACCGCAAGACGTCGCGCGACCAGCAGGACAACAACAACTTCTTCGATACCGGCATCATCTTTCCGACGAGCCTCAGCGGGATCGAGGTGACGGGCGCGGAGGTGCGGCTGAGCGCGTTGCCGCGCCGCGGCATTTCCGGTTCGCTCAGCGCCACGACCGGGCGTGCCATTTCGTCGCCCCCGTTCACCGGCGGCCTGTTCCTCGGCCAGGAGGCCGTTGACCTGTTGTCCCAGGGCCCCTTCTTCATCGACCACGATCAACGGCTCGGCCTGCAGGGGCTGGTGACAGTCGATCCCGACGGCTTCTGGTGGGTGAGCGGGTCGGTTCGTCACGACAGCGGCCTGGTGTCCAATCCGTCCGATCCCGTCGAGGTGGCCGCCGACCCGGACTTTCGCGACTTGCTGCCGTACGTCAACCTCGGTGCGGAGGTGCCGCGCGTGCGTCCGCGGACGATTATCGATCTGGCCGCTGGCGTCGATCTCGAGGACGCGCGCGGCCGGCGGACGTGGAGCGCGCAGGTGCAGGTGAGCAACCTGTCGAACCGAACCGCGTTGTACAACTTCCAGTCGGTGTTCGTCGGCACCCGCGTGGTCGCCCCGCGCACGGTGTCGATCCGCGTGGCGCGAAGTTTCTAG
- a CDS encoding ADOP family duplicated permease, with translation MIAGFVHDCRFAVRQISREPAFSLSVIAVLALIVGVTTGIISLLNALVLRPLPIQDPASLVVVSSTDERGLQPRPIYYRTYTEVARLPVFEALALYSGGGVLLTEARGVAGEGAIEAVTPGYFTLMGLTPQFGRFFTEQDAPGDGPSAPVVVITHRFWQRYYGGDPNAVGEQLTVSAVPLTIIGITPRKYTGLSIEGAADVLVPQSVLGRQLAINQFTGGPMRGLNLVGRLRQGTTLAHASAALETAWPQLRVDAAPAGLPANEQAELRTRLVKLESLATGFSTLRTRYRDPLWLLAGASVLLLLVGCVNLSGLLLTRAFAQHHSLLVRMTLGASRRRIAQQLLAHSLLLSLAGAALAVPLAWAIATWLLVVLWDSSITPAVSVTPDARVFAVLAAGAAAIGLLVSALPSLVATRGGTEPVRATRTVSSATSRWGRALLIAEVAISLVLLFGAGLFVRSLASLRDLDIGVRTEGVRWTRAFSQPGGYRAINDAAYYPALVERLSAVPGVTAVALSYYFPAYWNFANLATEHAMARTGAAEADSAVMGMMDFITPGFFAINGITLHAGRDVAWTDTAEGRAVTVINESLQRKLFPHGDAIGQRIRIGDEAARREVEVIGVVSDATVGGFRNTHQPVAFRPKAQEPRFRTPIILFRGDGDPAALDAAVTKAIFEMGHEYSRRIYSMDEQVEIALKQDRLLAALSSTFAGLAVVLAFIGIFSMLAYSVARRTREIGIRMALGASRDRVVRAVVRESLIVTLAGIAIGIPLALYASRSASALLHGLAPTDPWTLGAAVLLFIVVGVLAGLRPALAASKVDPGDALRTT, from the coding sequence ATGATCGCCGGATTCGTGCACGACTGCCGGTTTGCTGTACGCCAGATCTCTCGGGAGCCCGCCTTCTCCCTGTCCGTCATCGCCGTGCTCGCCCTGATCGTGGGCGTCACGACGGGCATCATCAGCTTGCTGAACGCGCTGGTGTTGCGTCCACTGCCCATCCAGGACCCCGCCAGCCTGGTGGTCGTGTCCTCAACCGACGAGCGCGGCCTCCAGCCTCGGCCGATTTACTACCGAACCTATACCGAGGTCGCGCGCCTGCCGGTGTTCGAGGCGCTGGCGCTCTATTCCGGTGGGGGCGTGCTGTTGACCGAGGCGCGCGGCGTCGCCGGCGAGGGCGCCATCGAAGCGGTGACCCCGGGCTACTTCACCCTGATGGGGCTGACCCCGCAGTTCGGCCGCTTCTTCACCGAACAGGATGCACCCGGCGACGGGCCGTCGGCGCCGGTGGTGGTGATCACGCACCGGTTCTGGCAGCGCTACTACGGCGGCGATCCGAATGCCGTCGGCGAGCAACTGACCGTGAGCGCCGTGCCGCTGACGATCATCGGCATCACGCCCCGCAAGTACACGGGTCTGTCGATCGAAGGCGCCGCCGATGTCCTGGTGCCGCAAAGCGTGCTGGGGCGGCAGCTGGCGATCAACCAGTTCACCGGCGGACCCATGCGCGGGCTGAACCTGGTTGGCCGGCTGCGCCAGGGCACCACGCTCGCGCACGCCAGTGCGGCACTCGAAACGGCATGGCCCCAATTGCGCGTCGATGCCGCGCCGGCCGGGTTGCCCGCGAACGAACAGGCCGAGCTGCGCACGCGGCTCGTGAAGCTCGAGTCGCTGGCCACCGGATTCTCGACCCTGCGGACGCGATACCGCGATCCGCTCTGGCTGTTGGCCGGTGCCAGCGTGCTGTTGCTCCTGGTCGGCTGCGTCAACCTGAGCGGACTGCTCTTGACGCGCGCTTTCGCGCAGCATCACTCGCTGCTCGTCCGCATGACGCTTGGCGCCTCGCGCCGGCGGATCGCGCAGCAGTTGCTGGCGCACAGCCTGCTACTGTCGCTGGCCGGTGCCGCGCTGGCCGTGCCGCTGGCCTGGGCGATTGCGACGTGGTTGCTCGTGGTGTTGTGGGACAGCAGCATCACGCCCGCGGTGTCCGTCACCCCCGACGCGCGCGTCTTCGCCGTGCTGGCCGCCGGCGCGGCGGCGATTGGCCTGCTGGTCAGCGCGCTGCCGTCGCTCGTCGCGACCCGCGGCGGCACCGAGCCGGTGCGGGCCACGCGCACCGTGTCGTCGGCCACCAGTCGCTGGGGCCGCGCGTTACTGATCGCCGAGGTGGCGATTTCGCTGGTGCTGTTGTTTGGCGCCGGGCTGTTCGTGCGCAGCCTGGCGTCGCTGCGCGACCTGGACATCGGCGTCCGCACCGAGGGCGTCCGCTGGACGCGCGCGTTCTCGCAGCCGGGCGGCTATCGCGCCATCAACGACGCGGCCTACTATCCGGCGCTGGTCGAGCGGTTGTCGGCGGTGCCGGGCGTCACGGCCGTCGCGCTGTCCTATTATTTTCCGGCCTACTGGAACTTCGCCAACCTCGCGACCGAGCACGCCATGGCCAGGACCGGCGCCGCCGAGGCCGACAGCGCGGTGATGGGCATGATGGACTTCATCACGCCGGGCTTCTTCGCTATTAACGGCATCACGCTGCACGCCGGCCGCGACGTGGCCTGGACCGACACGGCCGAAGGTCGTGCCGTGACGGTGATCAACGAGAGCCTGCAGCGCAAGCTGTTTCCCCACGGTGATGCGATCGGCCAACGAATTCGGATCGGCGACGAAGCGGCGCGCAGGGAAGTGGAAGTGATCGGCGTCGTGTCTGACGCGACGGTCGGCGGCTTTCGAAATACCCATCAGCCGGTGGCCTTTCGGCCCAAGGCGCAGGAGCCGCGGTTTCGCACGCCGATTATCTTGTTTCGCGGTGATGGCGATCCGGCGGCGCTTGACGCGGCCGTGACCAAGGCGATCTTCGAGATGGGGCACGAGTACTCCCGGCGGATCTATTCGATGGACGAGCAGGTGGAGATCGCGTTGAAGCAGGACCGGCTGCTGGCGGCCCTCTCGTCCACCTTCGCCGGGCTCGCCGTAGTGCTGGCGTTTATCGGCATTTTCAGCATGCTGGCGTACTCGGTGGCGCGGCGGACGCGCGAGATCGGCATTCGCATGGCGCTCGGCGCGTCTCGCGACCGCGTGGTGCGGGCGGTGGTGCGCGAGAGCCTGATCGTGACGCTCGCCGGGATTGCGATTGGCATCCCACTGGCCCTGTACGCGTCGCGATCTGCGTCGGCGCTGCTGCACGGGCTGGCGCCAACTGATCCATGGACGCTCGGCGCGGCCGTGCTGCTGTTCATCGTGGTCGGCGTTTTGGCTGGTTTGCGGCCGGCGCTGGCCGCGTCGAAGGTCGATCCCGGCGATGCCCTGCGGACGACGTGA
- a CDS encoding protein-disulfide reductase DsbD family protein: protein MKRIGLMVFCAICVTSGPGVLGQSSPFGQSASGAVRNDTMHLTVVTSISDTEVAPGQRVSLAFAVTPKKLMHVYAPGKHDYQVIAVKLDPQSWFRVQPTTYPPSEMYHFEVLDEKVETYGKPFKLVQDVTILSTPEAQKLLAASPTVTLSGRLEYQACDDRVCYAPTRVPVSFTLAVKEPDRK from the coding sequence ATGAAACGCATTGGTTTGATGGTGTTCTGCGCTATCTGCGTCACCAGTGGCCCTGGCGTGTTGGGCCAGTCGTCGCCGTTCGGCCAGTCGGCGTCGGGCGCGGTGCGCAATGACACCATGCACCTGACCGTGGTGACGTCGATCAGCGACACCGAGGTCGCGCCCGGCCAGCGCGTGTCGCTGGCGTTCGCGGTCACGCCGAAGAAGCTGATGCACGTCTACGCGCCCGGCAAGCACGATTACCAGGTGATTGCCGTGAAACTCGATCCGCAGTCGTGGTTTCGCGTGCAGCCGACCACCTATCCGCCGTCGGAGATGTACCACTTCGAAGTGCTGGACGAGAAGGTCGAGACCTACGGCAAGCCCTTCAAACTGGTGCAGGATGTAACCATCCTGTCCACGCCGGAGGCGCAGAAACTGCTGGCGGCATCGCCCACGGTCACGCTGTCGGGCCGCCTCGAGTATCAAGCCTGTGACGACCGGGTCTGCTACGCTCCGACGCGGGTGCCGGTCAGCTTTACGCTCGCGGTGAAGGAGCCCGACCGGAAGTAG
- a CDS encoding response regulator transcription factor, with translation MSARPPTRILVAEDDPDIGSLLEHYLRKAGFMATIVTSGRDVMPQIKREAPDLVVLDLMLPGLDGLQVCRAIRADANTAAIPIIMLTAKAEESDRIVGLELGADDYITKPFSPNEVVARVRALLRRAHRAAPTNSRLTYGGLTVDVERHVVKFDGDEVKLTAKEFLLLQYLMLHRGRVLSRDLLLSDVWGYSYTGGTRTVDVHVRRLREKVPMLADTIVTIKQFGYKLLDPAPA, from the coding sequence ATGTCGGCGAGGCCCCCCACCCGGATTCTGGTCGCGGAAGACGATCCCGACATTGGCAGCCTGCTCGAGCATTACCTGCGCAAGGCGGGCTTCATGGCCACGATTGTGACGTCGGGCCGCGACGTCATGCCGCAGATCAAGCGCGAGGCGCCCGACCTGGTGGTGCTGGACCTGATGCTGCCGGGTCTGGACGGCCTGCAGGTGTGCCGCGCAATCCGCGCCGACGCCAATACCGCGGCCATCCCGATCATCATGCTGACCGCCAAGGCCGAGGAATCGGACCGCATTGTCGGGCTCGAGCTGGGCGCCGACGATTACATCACCAAGCCCTTCAGCCCCAACGAAGTCGTGGCGCGGGTGCGGGCGCTGCTGCGCCGCGCTCACCGCGCCGCGCCGACCAACAGCCGGTTGACCTACGGCGGACTCACGGTTGACGTCGAACGTCACGTCGTCAAGTTCGACGGCGATGAGGTAAAGCTGACCGCGAAGGAGTTCCTGCTGCTGCAGTACCTGATGCTGCACCGCGGTCGCGTGCTGTCGCGCGACCTGCTGCTGTCGGACGTGTGGGGCTACTCCTACACCGGCGGCACCCGCACGGTTGACGTGCACGTGCGGCGCCTGCGCGAAAAGGTGCCGATGCTGGCCGACACGATTGTGACGATCAAGCAGTTCGGCTATAAGTTGCTCGACCCGGCGCCCGCCTGA
- a CDS encoding ATP-binding protein: protein MPLSTTTLVLLGAVAGVALAVAALALFRSSRAAGLHQRVSAIQAVARRYALGDLSRPAPDYGDDDLGSVARSMDQAVQELGRRVDSLARDRARMEAILASMIEGVLVVDEQGRLQLVNDAARRILKLEQGAINHSYVEAIRHPGIVEHLGRALAGGETSAMELSVTRDTTRTLMAQVAPVVTAGRGAVLVMHDITELRKADLIRRDFVANVSHELRTPLTAIKGYAEALLDDPEDPEARERFIEIIHRQAERMERLVKDLLRLARLEAGQETVEVAPCDIAALIRSIVADFEPMATKKNQTIAVSVPADAAMLQTDAAKLHDIIRNLVENAVNYTPDSGAIDIGAKVADGRFQLTVADTGHGIAPDDLGRVFERFYRVDKSRARPGGTGLGLSIVKHLVQVLEGEVFVENQPTGGALFTINLPFR, encoded by the coding sequence ATGCCGCTCTCGACCACTACCCTCGTCTTGCTCGGCGCCGTGGCCGGCGTGGCCCTCGCCGTCGCGGCGCTGGCCTTGTTTCGCTCGTCGCGGGCCGCCGGCCTGCACCAGCGTGTCAGCGCGATCCAGGCGGTCGCCCGGCGCTACGCCCTGGGCGACCTGAGTCGGCCGGCCCCCGATTACGGAGACGATGACCTGGGCAGTGTCGCGCGCAGCATGGATCAGGCGGTGCAGGAGCTCGGCCGCCGCGTCGACAGCCTCGCTCGCGATCGCGCGCGCATGGAAGCCATTCTCGCCAGCATGATCGAAGGCGTGCTGGTCGTGGATGAACAGGGACGCCTGCAGTTGGTGAACGACGCCGCGCGGCGCATCCTGAAGCTCGAACAGGGCGCCATCAATCATTCCTACGTCGAAGCCATCCGCCATCCCGGGATCGTCGAACACCTGGGCCGCGCGCTGGCGGGCGGCGAGACCAGCGCGATGGAGTTGTCGGTCACGCGCGACACCACGCGAACCCTGATGGCCCAGGTGGCCCCGGTCGTGACCGCCGGGCGCGGCGCCGTGCTGGTGATGCACGACATCACCGAACTGCGGAAGGCCGACTTGATTCGTCGCGACTTCGTCGCCAACGTGTCACACGAGCTGCGCACGCCGCTCACCGCCATCAAGGGCTACGCCGAGGCGTTGCTCGACGATCCCGAAGATCCGGAAGCCCGCGAACGATTCATCGAGATCATCCACCGCCAGGCCGAGCGCATGGAGCGGCTGGTCAAGGACCTGCTGCGGCTGGCGCGCCTCGAGGCCGGCCAGGAAACCGTGGAAGTGGCGCCCTGCGACATCGCCGCGCTCATCAGGAGTATCGTCGCCGACTTCGAGCCGATGGCCACCAAGAAGAACCAGACCATCGCGGTGTCGGTGCCTGCGGACGCAGCGATGCTGCAGACCGATGCCGCGAAGCTGCACGACATCATCCGCAACCTGGTCGAGAACGCCGTGAACTACACGCCCGACTCTGGCGCGATCGACATCGGCGCGAAGGTCGCGGACGGGCGATTCCAGCTGACCGTGGCCGACACCGGCCACGGCATTGCGCCCGACGACCTCGGGCGCGTGTTCGAACGTTTCTACCGCGTGGACAAGTCGCGCGCGCGGCCCGGCGGCACGGGCCTGGGCCTGTCGATCGTCAAACACCTCGTCCAGGTGCTGGAAGGTGAAGTGTTCGTCGAGAACCAGCCCACCGGCGGCGCGCTCTTCACCATCAACCTGCCCTTCCGATGA